One genomic segment of Arachis duranensis cultivar V14167 chromosome 4, aradu.V14167.gnm2.J7QH, whole genome shotgun sequence includes these proteins:
- the LOC107485400 gene encoding protein RETICULATA-RELATED 2, chloroplastic, with product MAAMAQLRFSPLSGHYHASVFPTSSSQPQNQSLYPIKLLPPRLKLSSAGGDGGNGIGHGGSGGGSGSGGGSWGHEGDHSDSSSFGPLGLFLNGWRSRVAADPQFPFKVLMEELVGVSACVLGDMASRPNFGLNELDFVFSTLVVGSILNFTLMYLLAPTMSTSSSQLPSILASCPKSHMFEPGAYGLFERLGTLVYKGTIFAAVGFAAGLAGTALSNGLIAMRKKMDPDFETPNKPPPTMLNALTWAAHMGFSSNFRYQTLNGIEFLLERGLNPFLFKSSVLVLRMVNNVLGGMSFVVLARLTGAQSVGGGEHQKEQATVEIGFASEKEKLVERGEEFQSSNQSASSK from the coding sequence ATGGCAGCCATGGCGCAGCTTCGTTTTTCACCTCTCTCTGGTCACTACCATGCCTCTGTTTTCCCAACATCATCATCTCAGCCCCAGAATCAATCTTTGTATCCCATTAAACTACTACCACCAAGATTGAAACTTTCCTCTGCTGGAGGTGATGGGGGAAACGGGATTGGACATGGTGGAAGTGGCGGCGGCAGTGGTAGTGGTGGTGGAAGTTGGGGTCATGAAGGAGATCATAGTGATTCATCATCTTTTGGACCTCTTGGTCTTTTCCTTAATGGATGGAGATCAAGGGTAGCTGCTGATCCCCAATTTCCATTCAAGGTTCTGATGGAGGAGTTGGTTGGTGTTAGTGCTTGTGTTCTTGGTGACATGGCTTCAAGGCCTAATTTCGGGTTGAATGAGCTTGACTTTGTTTTCTCAACCCTTGTTGTTGGTTCAAtcctcaatttcacactcaTGTACCTATTGGCACCAACCATGTCAACTTCCTCATCACAATTACCATCAATTCTTGCGTCTTGCCCCAAGAGTCACATGTTTGAACCTGGCGCATACGGTCTGTTCGAACGGCTTGGAACCTTGGTGTACAAAGGAACCATCTTCGCTGCCGTTGGATTCGCAGCTGGACTAGCTGGAACTGCTCTCTCAAACGGGTTGATTGCGATGAGGAAGAAGATGGACCCTGATTTTGAGACCCCAAATAAGCCTCCCCCTACGATGTTGAATGCTCTAACATGGGCAGCACACATGGGATTCAGCAGCAACTTTAGGTACCAAACATTGAATGgaattgagttcttgttggagaGAGGGCTCAACCCATTTTTGTTCAAGTCCTCAGTGTTGGTTCTGAGGATGGTCAACAATGTCCTTGGAGGAATGTCCTTTGTGGTATTGGCAAGGTTAACAGGAGCACAAAGTGTTGGTGGTGGTGAACACCAGAAGGAACAAGCTACTGTGGAGATTGGATTTGCTTCTGAGAAGGAGAAGTTGGTGGAAAGGGGAGAGGAATTTCAGAGCAGTAACCAATCAGCATCAtcaaagtga